Proteins encoded within one genomic window of uncultured Desulfobacter sp.:
- a CDS encoding PAS domain S-box protein, translating to MATISAYQKAELEIVRVAARSISIYIEEQVKFHHVNDVDRIEQNIFKLFIHPIKLLKSGDAWIYAPDHVVFDLSEDFPDEYKGKSMAQIFNIQKTMGADHFEEMTAAVMNAQEGVGWYVWLPDKGMEIAAWTPVKVGEYTWSIGMSVPLPEILKFTGSGKQIATIKITMSIATIAALIVLTAWGYGVWIKEQIAQDLQDSRRMLQTILDNMPQFLFWKNKEGIYLGCNKNFARVAGVGAAENILGKTDYDLAWKKEEADFFVSCDKKVMEQNAPELHIIEPQLQADGKQAWVDTCTIPLIDDNNKIFGLLGMYEDVTERKQGEDELKRAKNYIANIIESMPSALVGVDINNKITQWNSKAEHLTGVSRKTALGKPLIKVFPQMDNKLDTIVEAIKTKEIKQYRKEAHQLNDRLLYEDITIYPLIADGVEGAVIIIEDVTDKVYMEEMVVQSEKMMSVGGLAAGMAHEINNPLAGMIQTANVIKSRLENIDLPVNLSVAEELGISIHDIKKFMEKRDILRMLDTIQDAGSQAADIVNSMLSFARKSDADMSSHYPDQLMDDILELATADYDLKKHYDFKSVEIVKEYSDNMPELFCDRGKIQQVLLNVLRNSAQAMKTAETKCPKLILRIYSEKAPPMVRIEIEDNGPGMDENTMSKVFDPFFTTKPVGIGTGLGLSVSYFIITENHKGKMIVESSPGAGAKFIISLPMSMDKHELS from the coding sequence ATGGCCACAATATCTGCATATCAGAAAGCTGAACTGGAGATTGTTCGGGTGGCGGCACGCAGTATCAGTATTTATATTGAAGAACAGGTAAAATTTCATCACGTCAATGATGTCGACAGGATTGAACAAAATATTTTCAAACTATTTATCCACCCCATAAAATTATTGAAAAGTGGTGACGCATGGATTTATGCGCCGGATCACGTTGTGTTTGATCTAAGTGAAGATTTCCCGGATGAATATAAAGGAAAAAGTATGGCGCAAATATTTAACATCCAGAAAACAATGGGTGCTGACCATTTTGAAGAGATGACGGCGGCAGTTATGAACGCTCAAGAAGGTGTCGGCTGGTACGTCTGGTTGCCGGATAAAGGAATGGAAATAGCGGCTTGGACTCCTGTTAAAGTCGGGGAATACACCTGGAGTATCGGGATGTCGGTTCCGCTACCGGAAATTTTGAAGTTTACCGGTTCTGGTAAACAGATTGCAACGATAAAAATTACGATGTCCATCGCGACGATTGCTGCACTAATTGTTCTGACGGCCTGGGGGTATGGCGTCTGGATAAAAGAACAGATTGCCCAGGATCTGCAGGACTCCCGAAGAATGCTTCAAACGATTCTGGATAATATGCCTCAATTTCTTTTCTGGAAAAACAAAGAGGGGATCTACCTTGGATGCAATAAAAATTTTGCTCGGGTTGCAGGCGTTGGCGCAGCTGAAAATATTTTAGGAAAAACCGATTATGATTTGGCCTGGAAAAAAGAAGAGGCGGATTTTTTTGTTTCTTGCGATAAAAAAGTTATGGAGCAAAACGCACCTGAACTGCATATTATTGAACCCCAGTTGCAGGCCGATGGTAAACAGGCCTGGGTGGATACCTGCACGATTCCTCTAATTGATGACAACAATAAAATTTTCGGACTGCTCGGCATGTATGAAGATGTAACAGAAAGAAAACAAGGTGAAGATGAATTAAAAAGAGCTAAGAATTATATTGCGAATATTATCGAATCAATGCCTTCTGCACTTGTGGGTGTCGATATTAACAATAAGATTACACAGTGGAACAGCAAAGCAGAACATCTCACAGGCGTTTCCAGAAAAACCGCTTTAGGGAAACCATTAATAAAAGTGTTTCCACAAATGGACAATAAACTGGATACCATTGTCGAAGCCATAAAAACCAAGGAGATAAAACAATATCGCAAAGAGGCGCATCAGTTAAACGATCGCCTGCTTTATGAAGATATCACAATTTATCCGTTAATTGCCGATGGGGTGGAAGGTGCTGTTATCATAATCGAAGATGTGACCGACAAAGTCTATATGGAAGAAATGGTGGTACAATCTGAGAAAATGATGTCTGTGGGTGGCCTTGCCGCCGGTATGGCCCATGAGATCAATAATCCTCTGGCAGGCATGATACAAACTGCAAATGTAATAAAATCTCGGCTGGAGAATATAGACCTGCCTGTAAATCTAAGTGTGGCGGAAGAACTCGGGATCTCCATTCATGATATCAAAAAATTTATGGAAAAACGGGATATTTTGCGAATGCTGGATACCATTCAGGATGCTGGATCACAGGCAGCAGATATCGTTAACAGCATGCTTAGTTTTGCAAGAAAATCCGATGCCGACATGTCCTCTCATTATCCAGATCAGCTGATGGATGACATCCTTGAGCTAGCAACGGCAGACTATGATCTGAAGAAACATTATGATTTTAAATCGGTTGAGATTGTCAAAGAATATTCTGATAATATGCCTGAACTATTTTGTGACAGGGGAAAAATTCAGCAGGTACTGCTCAATGTCCTTCGTAATAGCGCCCAGGCCATGAAGACTGCAGAAACAAAATGCCCAAAGCTTATACTTAGGATTTATAGTGAGAAAGCCCCACCAATGGTTCGCATAGAAATAGAAGACAACGGGCCCGGCATGGATGAAAACACCATGTCAAAAGTATTTGATCCATTCTTTACGACCAAACCGGTAGGCATAGGTACGGGACTTGGGCTAAGTGTTTCCTATTTCATTATCACCGAAAATCACAAAGGGAAAATGATAGTCGAATCCAGTCCCGGCGCAGGCGCTAAATTCATTATAAGTTTACCTATGTCGATGGACAAACATGAATTGTCGTAA
- a CDS encoding cytochrome c has product MRGPYLIPGYMYANQVHMVKNLASAKDGRLSSHSWINQPLLTAPSARQGQALFDANCAVCHTIGGINDITRRLSDRTLEGVNAIISITDKMVPFMPPFPVRIQNGSSLSNICIICSLTAIIFVAMIFARQSLQDSALMPMRTISQTTLIFRAHDLDAYRTEALAQYQTKLDTVYDNGQTIYDNSCLSIDIGKLIMNLAPAPGLDSTIIFPL; this is encoded by the coding sequence ATGCGTGGACCATACCTGATTCCCGGTTACATGTATGCCAATCAGGTACACATGGTAAAAAATCTGGCATCTGCCAAAGATGGGAGGCTCTCTTCTCATAGCTGGATCAACCAGCCGCTTTTGACGGCGCCCTCGGCCCGGCAGGGCCAGGCCCTGTTTGATGCCAATTGTGCTGTCTGCCATACCATTGGCGGAATCAACGACATTACCCGGCGGCTCTCCGACAGAACCCTTGAGGGCGTGAATGCCATCATCTCCATCACTGACAAGATGGTTCCCTTTATGCCCCCTTTTCCGGTACGGATTCAGAACGGCTCAAGCTTGTCCAATATTTGTATTATCTGTAGCTTAACAGCCATTATATTTGTCGCTATGATCTTTGCCAGACAATCGTTGCAAGACAGCGCCCTGATGCCCATGCGAACTATTTCCCAAACAACCTTGATATTCCGGGCACATGACCTTGATGCCTATCGTACTGAGGCTCTGGCCCAATACCAAACCAAGCTGGATACGGTATATGATAACGGACAGACCATTTACGACAATTCATGTTTGTCCATCGACATAGGTAAACTTATAATGAATTTAGCGCCTGCGCCGGGACTGGATTCGACTATCATTTTCCCTTTGTGA
- a CDS encoding PaaI family thioesterase, translating into MFDYPSYLKQLMAGKPVSNPFLDFLQIKVEAVEKGYARFSMEIRPEFLQGAGIMQGGLGIALSSEAAAHAVMSTLAPGENLTTIELKNNFLSMASKGRLTAESRVFKRGRTLVFVDSTVKDDTGKYISKSSATLMVIPPKTD; encoded by the coding sequence ATGTTTGATTACCCCTCGTATCTAAAACAGTTGATGGCAGGAAAGCCGGTCAGCAACCCGTTTCTGGATTTTTTACAAATAAAAGTCGAAGCGGTTGAGAAAGGATACGCCCGGTTCAGCATGGAAATCCGGCCCGAATTTCTCCAGGGTGCGGGCATCATGCAGGGCGGTTTAGGGATTGCCTTATCAAGTGAAGCCGCCGCCCATGCGGTGATGAGCACCCTGGCACCCGGCGAAAACCTGACAACCATTGAACTGAAAAACAACTTTCTTTCCATGGCCTCCAAGGGGCGTCTGACTGCCGAATCCAGGGTATTCAAACGGGGTCGGACCCTTGTTTTTGTGGACAGCACGGTCAAAGATGACACAGGAAAATATATTTCAAAAAGCAGTGCGACCTTGATGGTGATTCCACCCAAAACAGACTAA
- a CDS encoding gamma carbonic anhydrase family protein, with translation MTLYAFKNIRPEIHDSVFVAPTAQIMGDVHIAKDASVWFQTVIRGDTATISIGERTNIQDLSMCHADEGVPLTVGNSVTVGHQCCLHGCTIEDDCLIGMGATVMNHAVIGKGSVVAAGAVVLEKTIVPPYSLVVGSPGKVKKTYENKEEITQVLKVSSDLYAKKAKIFADKNTFYEIK, from the coding sequence ATGACTTTATACGCATTTAAAAATATCCGCCCTGAAATTCATGATTCCGTCTTTGTTGCGCCAACGGCCCAAATTATGGGTGATGTGCATATCGCCAAGGACGCCTCGGTCTGGTTTCAAACGGTCATCCGGGGAGATACGGCCACCATCTCCATCGGTGAGCGGACAAATATCCAGGACCTGTCCATGTGCCATGCCGATGAGGGGGTCCCTTTAACGGTGGGTAACAGCGTCACCGTCGGCCATCAGTGTTGTCTGCATGGCTGCACCATTGAAGACGACTGCCTGATCGGTATGGGTGCCACTGTGATGAATCATGCCGTCATCGGTAAAGGCTCTGTTGTGGCGGCAGGTGCGGTGGTCCTTGAAAAAACAATTGTCCCGCCATACTCCCTTGTGGTCGGTTCCCCGGGAAAAGTAAAAAAGACTTATGAAAACAAAGAAGAGATTACACAGGTGCTCAAAGTGTCCTCGGATCTCTATGCCAAAAAGGCCAAAATTTTTGCCGACAAAAATACGTTTTATGAAATCAAATAG
- a CDS encoding dihydrolipoyl dehydrogenase, with protein sequence MSKEYDVAIIGAGTAGLTAQEEVVKHTDNYVLIDDGPLGTTCARVGCMPSKALIAVAEDFHKCSFFDEYGINGAKDLVPDHKKVMARVRAMRDEFSGGVIREMSGFMDKVIRKRARFIDANTLDLGDETIRAKRIIIATGSKPFIPEPWLPFKNFIIDTDQFFELDTLPQTMAVFGLGVIGIELGQALHRIGVDVTAVTRRKTAGGLTDPKLEEYAFDYFSKEMKVALGPAEILGKTDTGLEVGAGSKRWTVERVLIATGRRPVLQGLNLENLKLDLDAKGMPIFDRQTLQIGNLPVFLAGDVNGLKPILHEAADDGTIAGYNACAGTIAGFKKRVPLHITFSSPNIAIAGLSHKALKGKGINYVVGEASWEELGRARMMLGKAAGRARIYAEPQKGRLLGAEIMAPAGEHMAHLLAWAMGANLTLKEILGMPFYHPVPEEALLDAFFQIAEQISEPVPTPILEKAEGSSHGK encoded by the coding sequence ATGTCAAAAGAATATGATGTGGCGATTATCGGGGCAGGGACAGCCGGACTCACAGCCCAGGAAGAGGTGGTCAAACATACGGATAACTATGTGCTCATTGATGACGGTCCCTTGGGCACCACCTGTGCACGGGTGGGGTGCATGCCGTCCAAGGCATTGATTGCCGTGGCCGAGGACTTTCACAAGTGCAGTTTTTTTGATGAATACGGTATTAACGGCGCCAAAGACCTGGTCCCGGATCATAAAAAAGTCATGGCACGGGTCCGGGCCATGCGGGATGAATTTTCAGGCGGCGTAATCCGGGAAATGTCCGGGTTCATGGATAAGGTGATCCGGAAAAGGGCCAGGTTTATTGACGCCAACACCCTGGATTTAGGCGATGAAACCATCCGGGCCAAACGCATCATCATCGCCACCGGATCAAAACCTTTTATACCTGAGCCCTGGCTGCCGTTCAAAAATTTTATCATTGATACGGATCAGTTCTTTGAACTTGACACCCTGCCCCAGACCATGGCCGTGTTTGGTTTGGGTGTTATCGGCATTGAGTTGGGCCAGGCCCTGCATCGCATCGGCGTTGACGTAACCGCAGTGACCCGCCGTAAAACCGCCGGCGGCCTGACCGACCCCAAACTTGAAGAATACGCCTTTGATTATTTTTCCAAAGAGATGAAGGTTGCACTTGGCCCCGCTGAAATTTTGGGCAAAACCGACACCGGCTTAGAAGTGGGCGCCGGCAGCAAACGATGGACAGTGGAACGGGTGCTGATCGCCACGGGTAGGCGTCCTGTACTCCAGGGCCTAAACCTCGAAAACTTAAAACTTGACCTGGATGCCAAAGGGATGCCGATCTTTGATCGCCAAACCCTGCAAATCGGAAATCTGCCCGTGTTTCTGGCCGGAGATGTAAACGGCCTTAAACCCATTCTTCATGAAGCGGCCGATGACGGCACCATTGCCGGTTACAACGCCTGTGCAGGAACCATAGCCGGATTTAAAAAACGTGTTCCACTGCATATCACCTTTTCTTCACCAAATATCGCCATTGCAGGTCTTTCCCACAAAGCACTTAAGGGAAAAGGCATTAATTATGTGGTGGGCGAGGCGTCCTGGGAAGAACTGGGCCGGGCCAGAATGATGCTTGGCAAAGCCGCCGGGCGAGCCCGAATTTATGCAGAGCCCCAAAAGGGCCGGCTGCTGGGTGCAGAGATTATGGCGCCGGCCGGTGAGCACATGGCCCACCTGTTAGCCTGGGCCATGGGAGCCAATCTGACACTCAAAGAAATTCTGGGCATGCCCTTTTACCACCCCGTGCCGGAGGAAGCGCTTTTAGATGCTTTTTTTCAGATTGCTGAACAAATCAGTGAGCCTGTCCCCACGCCGATCCTGGAAAAAGCAGAGGGCAGCTCCCATGGGAAATAA
- a CDS encoding DHHA2 domain-containing protein, with protein MGNKTDPLNLFLSDARSRAQTQDIDMLVFGNEATDLDSVVSAIGLAWVLGNGTNPCSALPLIPTKRDDFRLKTESRWVLSQTGIDIKNLFFIDDIQPLETLISRVRGFALVDHNRPANGFLKYEEKIKFIMDHHEDLKLYPYALGRIEPVGSCATLVGEDLIKESKDPAKKIPQSLAALLLGAILIDTVNLDPKAGRVTPRDQSVAKHLTSIAGLDTDTFYQGIRAAKSDIREMDTRDLLRRDCKTFQFNKVSCTVASVPLDLERWMIRDMDLATGIESYAKEVQADILMTMNTQRMPEFSRGISVFCKSPVLFTTISAMLAFNLDLEIITPPQGFACGDVHFFRQGNLSLSRKKLEPILDQYFSKMEHPY; from the coding sequence ATGGGAAATAAAACAGACCCGCTCAACCTGTTTTTGTCTGATGCCCGGTCCAGGGCCCAAACCCAGGATATTGACATGCTGGTATTCGGCAATGAAGCGACGGATCTGGATTCGGTGGTTTCCGCCATTGGGCTGGCCTGGGTGCTGGGAAACGGCACGAATCCCTGTAGTGCCCTCCCCCTAATTCCCACCAAGCGAGACGATTTCCGCCTGAAAACAGAAAGCCGGTGGGTCCTCTCACAAACAGGCATTGACATTAAGAACCTTTTTTTCATAGACGATATCCAACCCTTGGAAACGCTCATCTCACGGGTCAGGGGCTTTGCCCTGGTGGACCATAACCGGCCGGCAAACGGGTTTTTAAAGTATGAAGAAAAAATAAAGTTTATCATGGATCACCATGAAGACTTAAAACTATACCCCTATGCCCTGGGCCGGATTGAACCGGTGGGTTCTTGTGCCACCCTGGTGGGCGAAGATCTGATCAAAGAAAGCAAAGACCCGGCAAAAAAAATTCCCCAAAGCCTTGCCGCCCTATTGCTTGGGGCTATCCTCATTGACACCGTCAACCTCGACCCCAAGGCCGGGCGGGTGACCCCCAGGGACCAATCGGTGGCAAAGCATTTGACATCCATTGCCGGGCTTGACACAGACACATTTTACCAGGGCATACGCGCGGCTAAATCAGATATCCGTGAAATGGACACAAGGGACCTGCTCAGACGAGACTGCAAAACATTTCAATTCAACAAGGTAAGCTGCACCGTGGCATCGGTGCCTTTGGATCTGGAGAGATGGATGATCAGGGATATGGATCTTGCCACGGGCATTGAAAGCTACGCAAAAGAAGTTCAGGCAGATATTTTAATGACCATGAACACCCAGCGTATGCCTGAATTTTCAAGGGGGATTTCAGTGTTCTGCAAATCCCCCGTTCTTTTCACAACCATCTCCGCCATGCTGGCATTCAACCTTGACCTGGAAATAATCACCCCACCCCAGGGCTTTGCATGCGGTGATGTTCACTTTTTCCGGCAAGGCAACTTGAGCCTGTCCAGAAAAAAACTTGAACCGATACTGGATCAATATTTTTCAAAAATGGAACATCCATATTGA
- the yeiP gene encoding elongation factor P-like protein YeiP, whose protein sequence is MPKACDLKKGQVVEISGEPYLVKHIDVRTPSARGAVTLYKVRFSGIKTRQKYEDSYKGNDMLDEVDLQRKPVQYLYPDGELHVFMDTVEYGQYMISEESIEDELVWLTDGMEDIVGMFIDGNLVAVEIPASLVFEITQTAPGIKGASATARTKPATLSNGVEIQVPEYLENGEMVKVNTETRKYIARA, encoded by the coding sequence ATGCCAAAAGCATGTGATTTAAAAAAAGGACAGGTAGTGGAGATCAGCGGTGAACCATACCTGGTAAAACATATCGATGTAAGAACCCCCTCGGCAAGGGGCGCTGTCACCCTTTACAAGGTCCGGTTCAGCGGTATTAAAACCCGGCAAAAATATGAGGATTCATACAAAGGCAATGATATGCTCGATGAGGTGGACCTGCAAAGAAAACCTGTCCAGTACCTCTATCCGGACGGGGAGCTGCATGTGTTCATGGATACTGTGGAATATGGCCAGTATATGATTTCCGAAGAGAGCATAGAAGACGAACTGGTATGGCTCACCGACGGCATGGAAGATATTGTGGGTATGTTTATTGACGGCAATCTGGTGGCCGTTGAAATCCCCGCCTCCCTTGTTTTTGAAATCACACAGACCGCGCCGGGCATCAAAGGGGCCAGTGCCACGGCCCGGACAAAACCTGCCACCCTTTCCAACGGGGTTGAAATCCAGGTGCCTGAATATCTTGAAAACGGCGAGATGGTCAAGGTCAACACCGAAACCCGAAAGTATATAGCCAGGGCTTGA
- a CDS encoding DUF2058 domain-containing protein encodes MGLSLQDQLLKAGIADKKQAKKANQEKRIKRKKNKGKKTAPEVNQTRQNQLAQAKRSRELNRESNREKEQQAKLAQVKQLIEENRLDLNKYEDPYYFKVGKKIKKLYVNNDITQKLEQGQLAIVTLNNVYEIVPAEVARKIKERDPDSLVVLHKPEEA; translated from the coding sequence ATGGGACTGTCTTTACAGGATCAGCTCCTGAAAGCCGGGATAGCTGATAAAAAACAGGCTAAAAAAGCCAATCAAGAGAAGCGGATTAAGCGGAAAAAAAATAAAGGCAAGAAGACGGCGCCTGAGGTCAATCAAACTCGGCAAAATCAGTTGGCCCAGGCCAAACGAAGCCGGGAACTTAACCGCGAGTCAAACCGGGAGAAAGAACAACAGGCGAAATTGGCCCAGGTGAAGCAGCTGATAGAAGAGAACCGGCTGGATCTGAATAAGTACGAAGATCCATACTATTTCAAGGTCGGCAAGAAAATAAAAAAACTATATGTAAATAATGACATCACCCAAAAACTTGAACAGGGGCAACTTGCCATTGTCACGTTGAACAATGTCTACGAAATAGTTCCGGCTGAAGTTGCCCGGAAAATAAAGGAACGTGACCCCGATTCTTTGGTAGTGCTTCATAAGCCCGAAGAAGCGTAG
- a CDS encoding 4Fe-4S binding protein, translating into MHKIDPDECQSCGACASACPVEAISMPDGKNYFEINDECTDCGECEAECGFHAIFTE; encoded by the coding sequence ATGCATAAAATAGACCCCGATGAATGTCAGTCCTGCGGTGCATGCGCAAGCGCCTGTCCTGTTGAAGCCATCAGCATGCCGGACGGAAAAAATTATTTCGAAATAAATGACGAATGTACAGATTGCGGCGAATGTGAAGCTGAATGCGGTTTCCACGCAATTTTTACTGAGTAG
- a CDS encoding endonuclease/exonuclease/phosphatase family protein, with amino-acid sequence MAEISSISDFEKNKNRPGDRVSVMTFNLRFGLAKDGPHAWEHRTPLVAKILDTYPCDFIGFQEVNHFQAEFLSRSLAHHGCIGWRYRGKKWWQNNLILFDRSWECLGHRHFFLSHTPSIPSRLPGSRWPRQCVIGWFKKNDRYLLMANTHFDFTAEVQQKSAGLVMEFLQRFPKGVPQIITGDFNATPGAPAHHCFKSRGFDLVLDGRPVTTFHDFTGKETGLHIDWILYRNGLSPVSEKVIQDSFDGLFPSDHYPVWAAFILDAHDLQK; translated from the coding sequence ATGGCAGAAATTTCCTCCATATCCGACTTTGAAAAGAATAAAAACCGGCCCGGTGACCGGGTCTCCGTCATGACGTTTAATCTACGGTTCGGCCTTGCCAAGGACGGCCCGCATGCCTGGGAACACAGGACGCCTTTGGTGGCGAAAATTCTGGACACCTACCCCTGTGATTTTATCGGCTTCCAGGAGGTCAACCATTTTCAGGCTGAATTTCTGAGCCGTTCCCTGGCGCACCACGGTTGTATTGGCTGGCGCTATAGAGGGAAAAAGTGGTGGCAGAACAACCTGATTCTGTTCGATCGCTCCTGGGAATGCCTGGGTCACCGTCACTTTTTTTTAAGCCATACCCCAAGCATCCCCTCCCGGCTACCCGGTTCCAGATGGCCCCGGCAGTGCGTCATTGGATGGTTTAAAAAGAATGACCGGTATTTGCTCATGGCCAACACCCACTTTGATTTTACTGCTGAGGTCCAACAGAAAAGTGCCGGTCTGGTCATGGAATTTCTTCAACGTTTTCCAAAGGGCGTGCCGCAGATCATTACCGGTGACTTTAATGCTACCCCGGGGGCGCCTGCCCACCACTGTTTTAAGTCCCGTGGATTTGATTTGGTCTTGGACGGCAGACCTGTCACCACTTTCCACGATTTTACCGGGAAAGAAACAGGTCTTCACATTGATTGGATACTCTACAGGAACGGCCTGTCTCCTGTATCCGAAAAAGTGATACAAGATTCCTTTGATGGCCTTTTCCCATCTGATCACTACCCGGTTTGGGCCGCTTTTATTTTGGACGCCCACGATTTACAAAAATAA
- a CDS encoding argininosuccinate synthase yields the protein MAKEKVVLAYSGGLDTSVILKWLLEQGYEVFAYMADIGQDEDFQAAEQKALKIGASKVFIEDMRKEFVTDYIFPVFKSNTVYEGRYLLGTAIARPIIAKKQIEIAKQVGAQYVSHGATGKGNDQVRFELSYYALNPAIKVIAPWKNADFLNAFQGRSDLLNYAEKHGIPTKQTAAKPYSEDDNLLHISHEAGILEDPGTICDESIYCRTVSPEQAPDTPTRITIEFKDGIPVKVKNLEDGTEKTDALDLFLYLNQIGSENGIGRLDMVENRFVGIKSRGVYETPGGAILHEAHKDIEGIAMDREVMRLRDMLAPRLGELVYYGFWFSPEMEFIMAAIDKSQELIDGEVTLKLFKGVAYPIARTSPSSLYNQNLSSMDITGGYNQEDAEGFIRVNAIRLMAHRDITGRN from the coding sequence ATGGCAAAGGAAAAAGTGGTTCTGGCGTATTCAGGCGGACTGGATACGTCGGTTATCCTCAAATGGCTGCTGGAACAGGGTTACGAAGTATTTGCATACATGGCCGACATCGGCCAGGATGAAGATTTTCAGGCCGCAGAACAAAAAGCCCTTAAAATCGGTGCGTCAAAAGTGTTCATCGAAGATATGAGAAAAGAATTTGTCACCGATTATATATTCCCCGTTTTCAAGTCAAATACGGTTTACGAAGGCCGCTATCTTTTAGGTACAGCCATTGCCCGCCCCATCATTGCCAAAAAGCAGATTGAAATCGCAAAACAAGTCGGCGCTCAATATGTATCCCACGGCGCCACAGGCAAAGGTAACGACCAGGTGCGGTTTGAGCTGTCTTACTATGCCCTGAATCCGGCCATAAAAGTCATTGCACCGTGGAAAAATGCGGATTTTCTCAATGCCTTCCAGGGCCGTTCCGACCTTCTGAACTATGCCGAAAAACACGGGATTCCCACCAAGCAGACAGCAGCCAAGCCCTACAGCGAAGATGACAACCTGCTGCACATTTCCCATGAGGCGGGCATCCTTGAAGATCCGGGCACAATATGTGATGAAAGTATCTACTGCCGCACCGTATCCCCGGAACAGGCCCCGGACACCCCCACGCGCATCACCATTGAATTTAAAGACGGTATCCCGGTCAAGGTAAAAAATCTGGAAGACGGCACCGAAAAAACAGATGCATTAGATTTATTTTTGTATCTGAACCAAATAGGTTCCGAAAACGGCATCGGGCGTCTGGATATGGTAGAAAACCGATTTGTGGGCATCAAGTCCAGGGGGGTTTATGAGACACCGGGCGGTGCCATTCTGCACGAGGCACACAAGGACATTGAAGGTATTGCCATGGACCGGGAGGTCATGCGTCTTCGGGATATGCTGGCGCCCCGCCTCGGAGAACTGGTCTACTACGGTTTCTGGTTCAGTCCGGAAATGGAATTTATCATGGCAGCCATTGACAAAAGCCAGGAACTCATTGACGGTGAAGTGACCCTGAAACTGTTCAAAGGAGTGGCCTATCCCATCGCCAGGACCTCACCATCTTCTCTGTATAACCAGAACCTGTCCTCAATGGACATCACCGGCGGCTACAACCAGGAAGATGCCGAAGGCTTCATCCGTGTCAACGCCATCCGCCTTATGGCCCACAGAGACATTACAGGTAGAAATTAA